In Carya illinoinensis cultivar Pawnee chromosome 10, C.illinoinensisPawnee_v1, whole genome shotgun sequence, one DNA window encodes the following:
- the LOC122278569 gene encoding uncharacterized protein LOC122278569, whose translation MDMEGTNTPTSTGASCPGIPPPEQPIDIPILIVDESSGPIGSSVGTPSAFNSTPRPPPGSRNPKNKFELHTMDKSWMHIEDRLHSSEYAEGVRQFIAMAISHTANPDQIRCPCRRCRNRAFHSIRTIEDHLFFRGIDPSYTPWIFHGEDDPFLSATFSDEDEDDTLAHSDYIDDLDELLDDIRHGSSMENHIINDGSSYAHDQPSASNAPVNSNFEDLVADARRPLYPTCTKFSKLSFIVKLLHIKSIGGWTVKSFDMVLKLLHEAFPDASFPDSYHDARRLERGLGFSYEKIHVCPNDCVLFWKENASYNECPKCKASRWEQSTIQGRRIPQKVLRHFPLKPRLQRLYMSKKIAQDMRWHVDGRVDDPTCMRHPSDSKAWKDFDNKHMGFSKDPRNVRLGLASDGFNPFNNMSRPYSIWPVLLVPYNLPPWACMKEPYTMLSLLIPGPKSPGNDIDVFLRPLLDELKELWEEGIRTYDAYRGEHFMLHAALLWTINDFPAYANLSGWSTKGKMACPHCTSDTNSQWLVYGRKHCYMGHRRWLAPDHSWRRKKNAFNGHEEHQLQPSRVEGEELLQQLSQLSNVQFGKSSSKRKRSPNHLNWTKKSIFFQLPYWLSLGLRHNLDVMHIEKNICDNVLGTLLNIEGKTKDSATARKDLENLGIRKELHLQHDGESTTMGLGCYMLNLNERRAFCAWLSKVKFPDGFASNIARCVNATEGKISGIKSHDCHVFMQALLPVVIGGFLRADVRQALLELSWFFKELCSRKEALLAGPVQYRWMYPFERYLGKFKRYVRNRARPEGSIAEAYVHLECLTFCSMYLHDIETKYNREERNSDVGIGSTEEGNRASLSVFSQKVRPLGTGHSHKLSDILMVKARWEHYNKMQEENPDNIDHRHQSQFPSWFRARIRELRAVRPTEVTEDIYALACGPDPWVASYNGCIMNGVRFHTKERERHRRTQNSGVVVHGEHRGSPVDFYGVLHDIIEIRYMGWRKVYIFQCTWYDVGDPRRGIRVREHLTLVNTARQWYKDEPFALACQASQVFYLADPILGGSWQVVHKVTTRNVYNLRAVDAVGDAHDDGESTWGDSEDEDRNNLDNVPPILNVDESMPDPLNRLDQEHLQVDATMVQRQDPSQPVDDDVFNEADPLDDEMGMEDISATDNSDNESDHPLTREDDDDCNKI comes from the exons CTTCATACGATGGATAAatcttggatgcatattgaagatagattgcatTCCAGTGAGTATGCTGAAGGGGTTAGACAATTTATCGCTATGGCCATTTCCCACACTGCTAATCCTGATcagattaggtgtccatgtagaAGATGTCGGAATAGAGCTTTCCACTCCATTCGTACAATTGAAGATCATTTGTTCTTTAGAGGGATTGATCCATCTTATACACCATGGAtattccatggagaagatgatccattcctTTCTGCCACTTTTTCTGAcgaagacgaagatgatacgTTGGCTCATAGTGATTATATTGATGATCTCGATGAGCTTTTAGATGACATCCGTCATGGGTCATCTATGGAAAATCATATCATAAATGACGGATCGTCTTATGCACATGATCAACCCTCCGCCTCTAATGCTCCTGTCAACTCTAATTTCGAGGACTTGGTAGCTGATGCACGACGTCCACTCTATCCTACATGTACTAAGTTCTCAAAGCTATCATTCATCGTCAAGCTTCTTCACATCAAGAGCATCGGTGGGTGGACGGTGAAGTCCTTCGATATGGTCTTAAAGCTCTTGCATGAGGCATTTCCTGATGCCTCATTCCCTGACTCATATCATGATGCCCGTCGCTTGGAGCGGGGATTGGGCTTTAGTTACGAAAAGATCCATGTGTGCCCAAATGATTGTGTattgttttggaaggaaaatgcatcgTACAATGAATGCCCCAAGTGTAAGGCATCTAGGTGGGAGCAAAGCACAATTCAGGGACGAAGGATACCACAAAAAGTACTCCGACATTTTCCCCTTAAGCCGCGCTTGCAGAGGTTATATATGTCAAAGAAGATAGCCCAAGACATGAGATGGCATGTAGATGGACGTGTTGACGATCCGACGTGCATGCGACACCCATCAGATTCGAAGGCTTGGAAGGACTTTGATAACAAACATATGGGATTTTCCAAAGATCCTCGCAATGTTAGACTTGGTTTGGCCAGTGATGGGTTTAACCCGTTCAACAACATGAGTAGACCGTACAGCATTTGGCCAGTACTGCTTGTGCCGTACAACTTGCCCCCCTGGGCCTGCATGAAAGAACCATACACCATGCTGTCGTTGTTAATACCTGGCCCTAAGTCACCAGGTAATGACATTGATGTCTTTTTGCGTCCGTTACTTGATGAATTGAAGGAGTTATGGGAAGAGGGTATTCGTACCTATGATGCATACCGTGGGGAACACTTTATGTTGCATGCAGCGCTActgtggacaatcaatgacttccCCGCATATGCCAATCTTTCTGGGTGGAGTACAAAGGGCAAGATGGCATGCCCTCATTGCACATctgacacaaattcacaatggtTGGTATATGGCCGCAAGCATTGCTATATGGGTCATCGACGATGGTTGGCCCCAGATCACAGTTGGAGACGGAAAAAGAATGCTTTTAATGGTCATGAAGAGCACCAACTCCAACCATCAAGGGTCGAGGGAGAGGAATTGCTACAACAATTAAGTCAATTGTCAAATGTTCAGTTTGGTAAATCTTCTTCGAAAAGGAAACGATCTCCCAATCATCTTAATTGGacgaaaaaatcaatattttttcagCTTCCTTACTGGTTATCCTTAGGTTTGAGACATAATCTGGACGTCATGCACATCGAGAAAAACATATGTGATAACGTCCTGGGAACATTGTtgaatattgaaggaaaaactaaGGACTCTGCCACTGCACGAAAAGATTTGGAAAATCTTGGAATAAGGAAAGAATTGCATTTACAACATGATGGCGAGTCTACAACCATGGGTCTTGGTTGCTATATGTTAAATTTGAATGAGCGAAGGGCTTTTTGTGCATGGTTGTCAAAAGTTAAATTCCCTGATGGGTTTGCATCCAATATTGCCCGGTGTGTCAATGCTACCGAGGGAAAGATCAGTGGAATAAAGAGCCATGATTGTCACGTATTTATGCAAGCACTATTGCCGGTCGTGATTGGTGGGTTCTTACGGGCCGATGTGCGTCAAGCCTTACTAGAGTTGAGTTGgttcttcaaagaattatgttctCGAA AGGAGGCTCTACTTGCAGGACCCGTGCAAtacagatggatgtatccttttgagAGGTATCTAGGAAAGTTCAAGCGGTACGTCCGCAACAGAGCCCGGCCTGAAGGCTCAATTGCTGAGGCATATGTGCATCTCGAGTGCCTTACATTTTGCTCTATGTACCTCCATGATATAGAAACTAAGTATAATCGAGAGGAACGCAATAGTGATGTAGGTATTGGTTCCACAGAGGAGGGGAATAGGGCAAGTTTATCAGTTTTCTCACAAAAAGTCCGACCATTGGGGACAGGGCACTCCCACAAATTATCCGACATACTAATGGTCAAGGCCCGATG GGAGCACTATAACAAGATGCAAGAAGAGAACCCTGATAACATCGATCATAGGCACCAGAGTCAGTTTCCATCATGGTTCAGGGCACGG ATTCGAGAGCTGCGTGCAGTTAGGCCAACAGAGGTAACCGAGGACATATATGCATTAGCATGTGGTCCAGATCCTTGGGTCGCATCTTATAACGGATGCATAATGAATGGTGTGCGATTCCATACAAAAGAGCGTGAAAGGCATCGCCGCACTCAAAACAGTGGGGTTGTGGTTCATGGCGAGCATCGGGGATCCCCTGTTGACTTCTACGGTGTGTTGCATGATATTATAGAAAtacgctacatgggttggcgtaaggtttatatatttcaatgcaCTTGGTATGACGTTGGCGACCCGAGAAGGGGGATACGGGTTAGGGAACACCTAACGTTGGTCAATACTGCtaggcaatggtataaagatgagccttTTGCCCTTGCGTGCCAAGCAAGTCAAGTATTTTATTTGGCCGATCCAATTTTGGGTGGAAGTTGGCAGGTCGTCCATAAGGTAACAACTAGAAATGTTTACAACCTTCGTGCAGTGGATGCTGTTGGGGATGCGCATGATGATGGTGAGTCAACTTGGGGTGACTCAGAAGATGAAGATCGCAATAATCTGGACAACGTTCCCCCTATTCTGAATGTGGATGAATCCATGCCCGATCCATTGAACCGACTCGATCAAGAGCATTTGCAAGTTGATGCAACAATGGTACAACGTCAAGACCCGTCCCAACCAGTTGACGATGATGTCTTTAATGAGGCTGACCCACTTGACGATGAAATGGGGATGGAGGACATTAGTGCCACTGACAACTCGGACAACGAGTCCGACCATCCTCTAACTAGGGAGGATGATGATGATTGCAATAAGATTTGA
- the LOC122280046 gene encoding 60S ribosomal protein L4, producing MAAARPLVTLQSLEGDMATDSLTTVQLPDVMKASIRPDIVTFVHANISKNKRQPYAVSKRAGHQTSAESWGTGRAVSRIPRVPGGGTHRAGQGAFGNMCRGGRMFAPTKIWRRWHRKVNVNLKRYAVVSAIAASAIPSLVLARGHRIESVPELPLVISDSAESVEKTSAALKVLQKIGAHPDAEKAKDSHSIRPGKGKMRNRRYINRKGPLIVYGTEGAKLVKAFRNIPGVDIVNVERLNLLKLAPGGHLGRFVIWTKSAFEKLDSIYGSLEKPSEKKKGYVLPRSKMLNADLSRIINSDEVQSVVKPIKKEVKRAPMKKNPLKNLSTLLKLNPYAKTARRMALLAEAERVKSKKEKLDKKRKPITKEEAVAIKSAGKAWYQTMISDSDYTEFENFTKWLGVSQ from the exons ATGGCCGCTGCCCGTCCTCTCGTCACCTTGCAATCACTAGAAGGAGACATGGCCACCGACTCCTTAACCACCGTTCAACTACCCGACGTCATGAAGGCCTCAATCCGACCTGACATCGTCACCTTCGTCCATGCCAACATATCCAAGAACAAAAGGCAGCCATACGCCGTCTCAAAGCGCGCCGGCCACCAGACCTCCGCCGAGTCCTGGGGAACCGGACGCGCCGTTTCCCGTATCCCCCGTGTCCCCGGTGGCGGTACCCACCGCGCTGGCCAGGGTGCCTTCGGCAACATGTGCCGTGGCGGCCGCATGTTCGCCCCCACAAAGATCTGGCGCAGATGGCACCGCAAGGTCAACGTTAACCTCAAACGCTACGCCGTCGTTTCGGCCATCGCCGCTTCCGCCATCCCCTCCCTAGTTCTCGCCCGCGGCCACCGCATCGAGTCGGTACCTGAACTTCCTTTGGTGATCAGCGACTCTGCCGAGAGCGTGGAGAAGACCTCTGCAGCTCTTAAGGTCCTACAGAAGATCGGTGCTCATCCCGATGCCGAGAAGGCTAAGGACAGCCACTCGATCCGTCCAGGCAAAGGTAAGATGCGTAATCGCCGATACATCAATCGCAAGGGTCCACTGATTGTCTACGGGACAGAGGGGGCGAAGCTCGTGAAGGCTTTCCGGAATATTCCTGGGGTTGATATCGTGAACGTGGAGAGGCTGAACCTTCTAAAGCTCGCACCCGGAGGTCACCTCGGGAGGTTTGTGATCTGGACCAAGTCGGCCTTCGAGAAACTCGACTCTATCTACGGTTCATTGGAGAAGCCGTCCGAGAAGAAGAAGGGCTACGTGCTGCCTAGGTCCAAGATGCTTAACGCTGACTTGTCGAGGATTATCAACTCGGACGAGGTGCAGTCTGTGGTGAAGCCAATCAAGAAGGAGGTGAAGAGGGCGCCTATGAAGAAGAATCCACTTAAGAATCTCAGCACGTTGCTGAAGTTGAACCCCTACGCCAAGACCGCCAGGAGGATGGCGCTTTTGGCCGAGGCGGAACGCGTCAAGTCCAAGAAGGAGAAGCTTGACAAGAAGCGGAAACCAATCACTAAG GAAGAGGCTGTTGCAATCAAGTCTGCAGGGAAAGCATGGTACCAGACAATGATCTCTGACAGTGATTATACCGAGTTTGAGAACTTCACGAAGTGGCTTGGAGTCTCCCagtga